One Pseudomonas sp. MH9.2 DNA segment encodes these proteins:
- the lipA gene encoding lipoyl synthase: MLSSATPALNSITAERSDKQRGPLKTKRAESDPAQRLPKPNWIRVKAGSASARFAEIKDIVRVNQLVTVCAEASCPNIGECWSKGTATFMIMGDKCTRRCRFCNVSTGRPNPLDPDEPARLAHTIALMKLNYVVITSVDRDDLRDGGAGHFVECIRHIRALTPNTYIEILTPDFGGRLDLALDILGTAPPDVLNHNIETVPRLYKEARPGADFQNTLNLLQRFKARHPKIPTKSGLMAGLGETDEEILHVLRALRAHDVDMLTIGQYLQPTGGHMPVRRYVHPDTFKMYAEEARKMGFLHAASGPLVRSSYHADEQAHAAGVF, from the coding sequence GTGCTGAGCAGCGCAACCCCGGCGTTAAACAGCATAACTGCCGAGCGCTCAGACAAGCAAAGAGGCCCGCTCAAAACCAAGCGCGCCGAGAGCGATCCGGCGCAAAGATTGCCCAAACCCAACTGGATCCGCGTCAAGGCGGGGTCAGCCTCGGCGCGCTTCGCTGAGATCAAGGACATCGTGCGCGTCAATCAGCTGGTGACAGTCTGCGCCGAGGCCTCTTGCCCGAACATCGGCGAGTGCTGGAGCAAAGGCACCGCGACCTTCATGATCATGGGCGACAAATGCACGCGGCGCTGCCGGTTTTGCAATGTCAGCACCGGCCGGCCGAATCCGCTCGACCCCGACGAGCCGGCACGCTTGGCGCACACCATCGCGCTGATGAAGCTTAATTACGTGGTCATCACCTCGGTGGATCGCGACGATTTGCGCGACGGTGGCGCCGGCCATTTCGTCGAGTGCATCCGCCACATTCGCGCACTGACGCCCAACACCTATATCGAGATTCTCACCCCCGACTTCGGCGGCCGGCTGGATCTTGCGCTGGACATCCTCGGCACTGCGCCGCCAGACGTGTTGAACCACAACATCGAAACCGTGCCGCGTTTATACAAAGAAGCGCGCCCCGGTGCGGACTTTCAAAACACCCTCAACTTGTTGCAACGCTTCAAGGCCCGGCATCCGAAGATACCGACCAAATCCGGCCTGATGGCCGGGTTGGGCGAAACCGATGAGGAGATTTTGCACGTGCTGCGCGCTCTGCGCGCCCACGATGTAGACATGTTGACCATCGGCCAGTACCTGCAACCGACCGGCGGCCACATGCCAGTGCGCCGCTATGTGCATCCGGACACCTTCAAGATGTATGCAGAAGAAGCCCGCAAAATGGGCTTCCTGCACGCCGCCTCCGGCCCGCTGGTACGCAGCTCCTACCATGCCGATGAACAGGCGCATGCGGCCGGGGTGTTTTGA
- a CDS encoding rhodanese-like domain-containing protein: protein MQNLTAAELAAWLANQTREQPLLLDVREPWEFQTCHIAGALPMPMHTIPGKLSELIAAQPIVCICHHGVRSLQVALFLEQQGFTQVVNLTGGVHAWAEQVDGAMPTY from the coding sequence ATGCAAAATTTGACTGCAGCAGAACTGGCCGCGTGGCTCGCGAATCAAACACGCGAGCAACCGCTATTACTCGACGTACGTGAGCCGTGGGAGTTTCAGACCTGTCACATTGCCGGCGCGTTGCCGATGCCGATGCATACCATCCCCGGGAAATTGTCCGAGCTGATTGCCGCGCAGCCGATTGTCTGCATCTGCCACCACGGCGTGCGCAGCCTGCAAGTCGCGTTGTTTTTAGAGCAGCAGGGCTTTACCCAGGTGGTCAACTTGACCGGCGGCGTGCATGCCTGGGCTGAGCAAGTTGACGGCGCGATGCCGACCTATTGA
- a CDS encoding P-loop NTPase, whose amino-acid sequence MQTPEQNHEQRPAAAPSSQPSPQAVSADKLPGIRHIIAVGSGKGGVGKSTVSVNLALALQQLGARVGLVDADILGPSIPGMLGIATDQPPAMTAEGRMIPAERHGLKVVSMGMLTGDDNPAVLRGPMVGKYLKMFVGGVQWGPLDYLILDLPPGTGDTQLTLAQSMPLSGVVIVTTPQVVSLKIARRGLRMFEKVQVKILGLVENMRTFTCPHCGENTDIFRHGGGEAMSEELGVPFLGALPLDIDVVICGDEGRPIVAAQPNSVSAKVYASIATALMEQVNAAVSVLKPFVWKWHSNDGAPGWMADAARPAGSQKTPIGFLRRDPRTLSILWEDGQRDDFDVRDLRLACHCALCVEEMSGRPLLDPQTVRADVSPQKIVSIGNYAIQFDWNDGHNSGIYAFHDLRALGARAATASVEDV is encoded by the coding sequence ATGCAGACCCCTGAGCAGAACCACGAGCAACGCCCCGCAGCGGCCCCGTCATCTCAGCCCTCCCCGCAGGCGGTGAGTGCCGACAAGCTGCCGGGTATCCGCCATATCATCGCCGTCGGCAGCGGTAAGGGCGGCGTTGGCAAGTCCACGGTGAGCGTCAATCTGGCGCTGGCGCTGCAGCAACTCGGCGCTCGCGTTGGGCTGGTCGATGCCGACATTCTTGGCCCGAGTATCCCCGGCATGCTCGGCATTGCCACCGATCAGCCGCCAGCGATGACCGCCGAGGGCCGGATGATTCCGGCCGAGCGGCACGGCCTTAAAGTGGTGTCGATGGGCATGCTCACCGGCGACGACAACCCGGCCGTATTGCGCGGGCCGATGGTGGGCAAATACCTGAAAATGTTCGTCGGCGGCGTGCAATGGGGGCCGTTGGATTACTTGATTCTTGATCTGCCGCCCGGCACCGGCGACACCCAACTGACGCTGGCGCAGAGTATGCCTCTGTCGGGGGTGGTGATCGTCACCACGCCGCAGGTGGTGAGCCTGAAGATCGCCCGGCGCGGTTTGCGCATGTTCGAGAAGGTGCAGGTGAAGATTCTGGGGCTCGTCGAGAACATGCGCACCTTTACCTGCCCGCACTGTGGCGAGAACACCGATATCTTCCGCCACGGCGGTGGCGAGGCGATGAGCGAGGAGCTTGGCGTGCCTTTTTTGGGTGCCTTGCCGCTGGATATCGATGTGGTCATCTGCGGTGATGAGGGCCGGCCGATTGTGGCGGCCCAGCCAAACTCGGTCAGCGCCAAGGTATATGCCAGCATCGCCACGGCGCTGATGGAGCAGGTCAACGCGGCGGTCTCCGTGTTGAAACCCTTCGTCTGGAAGTGGCACAGCAACGACGGCGCGCCCGGCTGGATGGCAGACGCGGCCCGGCCTGCTGGGTCGCAGAAGACTCCGATTGGTTTCCTGCGCCGCGATCCGCGGACTTTGTCGATCCTCTGGGAGGACGGACAGCGCGACGACTTCGACGTGCGCGACCTGCGCTTGGCCTGTCATTGCGCCCTCTGCGTCGAGGAGATGAGCGGCCGCCCGCTGCTCGATCCGCAGACGGTGCGCGCAGATGTCAGCCCGCAAAAGATCGTCAGCATCGGCAATTACGCGATCCAGTTCGATTGGAACGACGGCCATAACAGTGGGATCTATGCGTTTCACGACCTGCGTGCCTTAGGCGCGCGCGCGGCGACGGCGAGCGTTGAAGATGTCTGA
- a CDS encoding NifU family protein — translation MSERLAAELPASLSASLPVSLPDSMPVSIRAQVSLADPDSCTFVVSRPVHPGGPFFFGNKQRAAGSPLGERLFALLGVANVLIAENVLTVGKAPSAAWSGLKASIGTAIRTQLLSGVPAILEVLLYSGATGRSDAELHAVVQELLDKQVNKSIANHGGKISIVEILHGKLFIVMSGGCQGCASSQVTLRQGFEVMLKRVAPEIEEIVDTTHHAAGKQPFFPRQEVPL, via the coding sequence ATGTCTGAGCGCCTGGCTGCCGAGCTGCCTGCGAGTCTGTCAGCGAGTTTGCCCGTGAGTCTGCCGGACAGCATGCCGGTGAGCATTCGTGCGCAGGTGTCACTGGCCGACCCCGACAGCTGCACGTTCGTGGTCAGCCGCCCCGTGCATCCGGGCGGCCCGTTCTTTTTCGGCAATAAGCAGCGGGCCGCCGGTTCGCCGCTTGGTGAGCGACTGTTCGCACTGCTCGGCGTGGCCAACGTGCTGATTGCCGAGAACGTGCTGACCGTTGGCAAGGCACCGAGCGCCGCGTGGTCAGGGCTGAAAGCCAGCATCGGCACGGCCATCCGCACGCAGCTGTTGAGTGGCGTGCCGGCGATCTTGGAGGTGCTTCTCTACAGCGGTGCGACTGGCAGATCCGATGCCGAGCTGCATGCGGTGGTTCAGGAGCTGCTGGACAAACAGGTGAATAAATCCATCGCCAATCACGGCGGCAAGATTTCGATTGTCGAGATTCTGCACGGCAAGCTGTTTATCGTCATGAGCGGCGGCTGTCAGGGCTGCGCGTCCTCGCAGGTGACGCTGCGCCAGGGTTTTGAAGTTATGCTGAAAAGAGTCGCCCCCGAAATCGAAGAAATTGTCGATACCACTCACCACGCAGCGGGCAAACAGCCGTTCTTCCCGCGCCAAGAGGTGCCCTTATGA